One Thermococcus eurythermalis DNA segment encodes these proteins:
- a CDS encoding hydroxymethylglutaryl-CoA synthase produces the protein MRKLLKPKREVGIVGYGAYVPVYRIKAEEIGRVWGVSSFPIEEKAVPGLDEDALTIGLEAARNALKRAGIDPKLIRAVWFGSESKPYAVKPTGTVIAEAIGATPDVSTADFEFACKAGTEALQTAISFVGSEMADYAMAIGADTAQGRPGDHLEFTAGAGGAAFIVGPKSSETVAYFEGSYSYVTDTPDFWRRQHEHYPRHGNRFTGEPAYFHHIINAAKTLMEELGLTVNDFDYAVFHQPNVKFPLTVAKILGIPKEKVLPGLLTGKIGNTYSGATMVGVSAVLDIAKPGDRILWVSFGSGAGSDAFSVVVQDAIEEKRDLAPKTMDYVNRKKYIDYALYAKARRKYIV, from the coding sequence ATGAGGAAACTTCTGAAGCCGAAGAGGGAAGTGGGCATCGTCGGCTACGGTGCCTACGTTCCGGTGTATAGAATCAAGGCCGAGGAGATAGGAAGGGTCTGGGGTGTTTCGAGCTTTCCAATCGAGGAGAAGGCCGTTCCCGGCCTCGACGAGGACGCGCTCACCATAGGGCTCGAAGCCGCCAGAAACGCTCTCAAGAGGGCAGGCATTGACCCCAAGCTCATAAGGGCGGTCTGGTTCGGCTCGGAGAGCAAGCCCTACGCGGTAAAGCCGACCGGAACGGTTATAGCCGAGGCAATCGGAGCAACGCCAGACGTCAGCACGGCCGACTTCGAGTTCGCCTGTAAGGCCGGAACCGAGGCTTTGCAGACTGCCATCAGCTTCGTAGGTTCAGAGATGGCCGACTACGCGATGGCCATCGGTGCCGACACCGCCCAGGGAAGGCCGGGAGACCACCTTGAGTTCACTGCCGGAGCCGGAGGTGCCGCCTTCATAGTTGGTCCCAAGAGCTCCGAGACGGTTGCCTACTTCGAGGGAAGCTACTCCTACGTTACGGACACACCAGACTTCTGGAGGCGCCAGCACGAGCACTACCCGAGGCACGGAAACCGCTTCACCGGTGAGCCTGCTTACTTCCACCACATAATCAACGCGGCCAAGACCCTCATGGAGGAGCTTGGCCTTACAGTCAACGACTTCGACTACGCCGTCTTCCACCAGCCGAACGTCAAGTTCCCGCTCACCGTCGCGAAAATCCTTGGAATCCCAAAGGAGAAGGTTCTCCCCGGCCTGCTCACCGGCAAGATTGGAAACACCTACAGTGGTGCCACTATGGTCGGCGTTTCAGCGGTTCTCGACATAGCCAAGCCCGGCGACAGGATTCTGTGGGTCTCCTTCGGTTCTGGCGCTGGAAGCGACGCCTTCAGCGTTGTCGTCCAGGACGCCATTGAGGAGAAGCGCGACCTAGCTCCAAAGACCATGGACTACGTGAACAGGAAGAAGTACATCGACTACGCCCTCTACGCGAAGGCGAGGAGGAAGTACATAGTGTGA
- a CDS encoding SDH family Clp fold serine proteinase: MDPLSGFFGSLLWWLFFMYLLLWPQMQYRGLQVARAKMLQQLSRKRGSTVITMIHRQESIGLFGIPVYKFISVEDSEEVLRAIRAAPKDKPIDLIIHTPGGLVLAATQIARALKDHPAETRVIIPHYAMSGGTLIALAADKIIMDPHAVLGPVDPQLGQYPAPSIIRAVEKKGADKVDDQTLILADVAEKAIKQVRDFVFYLLKDRYGEEKARELAQILTEGRWTHDYPITYEQAKELGLHVETDVPEEVYALMELYKQPIRQRGTVEFMPYPVKQEGSGK, encoded by the coding sequence ATGGATCCGCTGAGCGGATTTTTCGGCTCGCTCCTGTGGTGGCTGTTCTTCATGTATCTGCTGTTGTGGCCGCAGATGCAGTACAGGGGGCTGCAGGTAGCGAGGGCCAAAATGCTCCAGCAGCTTTCCAGAAAACGCGGTTCGACGGTCATAACCATGATACACAGGCAGGAGAGTATAGGGCTCTTTGGAATCCCCGTTTATAAGTTCATCAGTGTCGAGGACAGTGAGGAAGTCCTCAGGGCGATAAGGGCGGCACCGAAGGACAAGCCAATAGACCTTATAATCCACACGCCCGGCGGTCTCGTTCTTGCCGCCACCCAGATAGCAAGGGCATTGAAAGACCACCCTGCCGAGACGCGCGTTATAATCCCCCACTACGCCATGAGCGGTGGCACGCTGATAGCACTCGCCGCCGACAAGATAATAATGGATCCACACGCCGTTCTTGGGCCGGTTGACCCCCAGCTGGGACAATATCCGGCCCCGAGCATCATCAGAGCCGTTGAGAAGAAAGGTGCAGACAAGGTAGACGATCAGACACTTATCCTTGCAGACGTTGCCGAGAAGGCCATAAAACAGGTGCGGGACTTCGTGTTCTACCTGCTCAAGGACAGGTATGGAGAGGAGAAGGCGAGGGAACTCGCCCAGATACTCACCGAGGGTAGGTGGACGCACGACTATCCAATAACCTACGAGCAGGCTAAGGAGCTCGGACTTCACGTGGAGACGGACGTGCCTGAAGAAGTCTACGCGCTGATGGAGCTCTACAAACAGCCCATCAGGCAGAGAGGGACGGTAGAGTTCATGCCCTACCCCGTTAAGCAGGAGGGCAGTGGCAAGTGA
- a CDS encoding DUF356 domain-containing protein gives MRNTIVLVRTDNFQKASIALADLVRYGGMKIRGDPRIIPPALSDWAFEKISGEKPRKRFKAHVVAQIDLPPRKAIGRLMDIHPPAHVLVIPPDTEVWEELMRLWGTFEKLRGFHPPKKTKAEEVKRKAEKRKEKEEWEFEEL, from the coding sequence ATGAGAAACACGATAGTGTTAGTTAGAACGGACAACTTCCAGAAGGCGAGTATTGCGCTGGCCGACCTCGTGAGATACGGTGGCATGAAGATTCGCGGTGACCCGAGAATCATACCCCCCGCGCTCTCTGACTGGGCCTTTGAGAAGATAAGCGGCGAGAAGCCGAGGAAGCGCTTTAAGGCCCACGTCGTTGCCCAGATTGACCTCCCCCCAAGGAAGGCCATCGGCAGGCTGATGGACATCCACCCGCCTGCCCATGTGTTGGTAATACCACCGGACACAGAGGTCTGGGAAGAGCTCATGCGCCTGTGGGGCACCTTCGAGAAGCTCAGGGGCTTCCACCCGCCGAAGAAGACTAAAGCCGAGGAAGTCAAGAGAAAGGCCGAGAAGCGGAAGGAAAAGGAAGAGTGGGAGTTCGAGGAGCTTTAG
- a CDS encoding GNAT family N-acetyltransferase translates to MTEREEVKIEKLQKLDQSTLERLVEIYMRGYEGMREYGGEGESYAKRYLHWCWGKARDGFFVAKVGDEIAGFIVCDNDWYSKYEGRTVGAIHEFVVDKKFQGKGIGHKLMKKCLEYLSGKDIELWVGEKNERAKRFYEEYGFREVGKHGIWVRMVRRKR, encoded by the coding sequence ATGACAGAGAGGGAAGAAGTAAAGATAGAGAAGCTTCAGAAGCTCGACCAGAGCACTCTGGAACGGCTCGTTGAGATATACATGCGGGGCTATGAGGGAATGCGCGAGTACGGCGGTGAAGGGGAGAGCTACGCGAAGCGCTACCTCCACTGGTGCTGGGGCAAGGCCAGGGATGGCTTTTTTGTTGCAAAGGTCGGCGACGAAATAGCGGGCTTCATAGTCTGCGACAACGACTGGTATAGCAAGTACGAGGGCAGAACCGTCGGGGCAATCCACGAGTTCGTCGTTGATAAAAAGTTCCAGGGGAAGGGGATAGGTCACAAGCTGATGAAAAAGTGCCTCGAATATCTCAGCGGAAAAGATATTGAGCTCTGGGTCGGCGAGAAGAACGAGCGGGCAAAGAGGTTTTACGAGGAGTACGGTTTCAGAGAGGTCGGAAAGCACGGCATCTGGGTGAGGATGGTTAGAAGGAAAAGGTGA
- a CDS encoding DUF505 family protein — protein sequence MYLKRRHIEILREMKKTESQAEIEAKLPEEFQIRAIELYILGFAELEGGKIKLTDAGRKLLEISDSLNLDELPELIADTEIMKMLELLEETGKVPESWLEKLKERKLADENGLTEFGKALLELYRETHPVVYLTPEIVSFLRGMPKIGTLDELVTFKNSRLYGNNIINALQAMRLLLISPPTEKGRAFATTPAARLALKAVNMIPVFARAIVLRKEDFEALRAGKSNAELESMGLSDEKGVTEFGKAMMETYEAMGRVEKKVLPIYLLDDELAVLKAIKEIEEKYRTNPDILPTGKEIARHVEVEDIGAVLHLLESKELIERKLVKGKDTYWLTEWGKEAINFGTVSPDAMKAVTYAESGDVPIAEWVIKAQEEGVVKAGITDKGRFYLRLSRSIKRKPFITRYDAAILAKTPRKKYIHRDELVELVKDYVGGEEKEITRAIGEAEAKGFIVELQNGMVKLTELGDRVKTALENAKLQEIVKVKFSVTPTLYNVLRVIYDNIETFNRIWKEKGEARDYKIEEVDVIRKHLSLSDDEIKKALTMLRQLGFLGTKSLTEAGKTLVEAYM from the coding sequence ATGTACCTGAAGAGGAGGCACATTGAGATACTCAGGGAGATGAAGAAGACCGAAAGCCAGGCCGAGATTGAGGCCAAGCTCCCGGAGGAGTTCCAGATAAGGGCGATCGAACTCTACATACTCGGCTTTGCGGAGCTTGAGGGCGGGAAGATCAAGCTTACCGATGCCGGAAGAAAGCTCCTTGAGATTAGCGATTCTCTCAACCTCGATGAGCTCCCTGAGCTAATCGCCGACACCGAGATAATGAAGATGCTTGAGCTCCTTGAGGAGACCGGAAAGGTTCCGGAGAGCTGGCTTGAAAAGCTCAAGGAGAGGAAGCTCGCCGATGAGAACGGCCTCACCGAGTTCGGAAAGGCGCTCCTTGAGCTCTACCGCGAGACTCACCCCGTCGTGTACCTGACCCCGGAGATAGTCTCGTTCCTCAGGGGAATGCCCAAGATAGGCACCCTCGACGAGCTTGTCACCTTCAAGAACTCCAGGCTTTACGGCAACAACATCATCAACGCCCTCCAAGCCATGAGGTTGCTCCTCATCTCGCCGCCGACCGAGAAGGGGAGGGCCTTTGCAACAACTCCCGCTGCGAGGCTCGCCCTTAAGGCTGTTAACATGATTCCGGTCTTCGCGAGGGCCATAGTCCTCAGGAAGGAGGACTTTGAGGCCCTCAGGGCCGGAAAGAGCAACGCCGAGCTTGAGAGCATGGGTCTCAGCGACGAGAAGGGCGTAACCGAGTTCGGAAAGGCCATGATGGAGACCTATGAGGCGATGGGCAGGGTTGAGAAGAAGGTTCTCCCGATTTACCTGCTCGACGATGAGCTTGCAGTCCTCAAGGCTATCAAGGAGATAGAAGAAAAGTACAGGACAAATCCAGACATACTGCCGACCGGGAAGGAAATCGCCAGGCACGTTGAGGTTGAGGACATCGGAGCCGTCCTGCACCTCCTTGAGAGCAAAGAGCTCATTGAGAGGAAACTCGTCAAGGGCAAGGACACCTACTGGCTCACCGAGTGGGGTAAGGAAGCCATAAACTTCGGAACCGTTAGTCCTGATGCGATGAAGGCCGTAACCTACGCAGAGAGCGGAGACGTGCCAATCGCTGAGTGGGTCATAAAGGCTCAGGAGGAAGGTGTTGTAAAGGCCGGAATAACCGACAAGGGCAGGTTCTACCTCAGGCTCAGCAGGAGCATCAAGAGGAAGCCGTTCATCACCAGGTACGACGCCGCGATACTCGCCAAGACCCCGAGGAAGAAGTACATTCACAGGGACGAGCTCGTTGAGCTCGTGAAGGACTACGTCGGCGGAGAAGAGAAGGAGATAACCAGAGCAATCGGCGAGGCAGAGGCCAAGGGCTTCATCGTGGAGCTCCAGAACGGTATGGTCAAGCTAACCGAGCTCGGAGACAGGGTCAAGACAGCCCTCGAAAACGCCAAGCTCCAGGAGATAGTCAAGGTCAAGTTCAGCGTCACGCCGACGCTCTACAACGTGCTAAGGGTCATCTACGACAACATCGAGACCTTCAACAGGATATGGAAGGAGAAGGGAGAGGCAAGGGACTACAAGATTGAGGAAGTTGACGTCATCAGGAAGCACCTCAGTCTCAGCGACGACGAGATAAAGAAGGCCCTGACGATGCTCCGCCAGCTCGGCTTCCTCGGAACCAAGAGCCTGACCGAAGCAGGCAAGACCCTCGTTGAGGCCTACATGTGA
- a CDS encoding multiprotein bridging factor aMBF1, producing MSKAKPRYCEICGAPIKGPGHRIRLEGAEVLVCDRCYEKYGRKKSGFSIMPTGREPRRRVAPAPRPKREPKPYRERPLYTEEIVEDFAERVYKAIQRSGKSYEELSHEIGLSVNDLRAIAHGYREPTIKEARKLEKYFKITLIETSGEEITEKKVIPKDYEPTLGDIANIRIRKRKK from the coding sequence ATGAGCAAGGCCAAGCCCCGCTACTGCGAGATCTGTGGGGCCCCAATAAAGGGTCCTGGCCACAGGATAAGGCTCGAAGGTGCCGAGGTTCTTGTCTGCGACCGCTGTTACGAGAAGTACGGCCGAAAGAAGTCCGGCTTCAGCATAATGCCCACGGGAAGGGAGCCGAGGAGGAGGGTAGCCCCAGCCCCAAGGCCGAAGAGGGAGCCGAAACCCTACCGCGAGAGACCGCTCTACACCGAGGAAATAGTCGAGGACTTCGCCGAGAGGGTCTACAAGGCAATACAGCGCTCCGGCAAGAGCTACGAGGAGCTGTCCCACGAGATTGGACTTTCGGTGAACGATTTGAGAGCCATAGCGCACGGCTACCGTGAGCCAACCATTAAGGAGGCCCGGAAGCTTGAGAAGTACTTCAAAATAACGCTCATCGAGACCAGCGGAGAAGAGATAACTGAGAAGAAGGTTATCCCCAAGGACTACGAACCGACCCTCGGGGACATCGCCAATATCAGGATAAGGAAGAGGAAGAAGTGA
- a CDS encoding AAA family ATPase — protein sequence MLTKLTIENYKSIERAELDFSKINLLIGPNGSGKSSVLESAEIMGFTKKYVSSIATHVSNNRIIEKLESMAFFGNLVYNHETNREILISGEFENSIISTIEVRLSLEQGERKIITQASLKSSVDVEISRILHILKANRKIERRLHGVTGNTYNIDTTNAHQLFYYACYRTEFKENIKMIREFYSRYGLHDVRWVPTERQNEYEIIATTSEGVDVNLADAGAGLAALFPIVVALSFYPKGSTVFIEHPEMHLHPKLQYELAEFLLMVSEKRNHQLIIETHSEHLLYGLLNAVSGKRLKPDELTIYSTRKENGKSVFEKMRVHKDGSLEGNLSDFLEADIDAFLDWLKA from the coding sequence ATGCTCACTAAGCTCACCATTGAGAACTACAAATCAATAGAACGAGCCGAGCTCGACTTCTCGAAAATAAACCTGCTTATCGGGCCGAATGGGAGCGGTAAAAGCTCTGTGCTTGAGAGTGCGGAAATCATGGGGTTTACAAAGAAGTACGTGTCTTCAATAGCCACTCACGTATCCAACAACAGGATTATCGAAAAACTTGAAAGCATGGCATTTTTTGGCAATCTTGTTTATAATCATGAAACCAACAGAGAGATCCTGATATCAGGAGAATTCGAAAATTCCATCATTTCCACTATCGAGGTCAGACTATCTCTAGAACAGGGAGAAAGAAAGATTATTACACAGGCGTCTTTAAAATCCTCTGTCGACGTTGAGATTTCACGTATCCTCCACATACTGAAGGCGAATCGGAAAATTGAACGACGCTTACATGGTGTTACCGGCAATACATACAATATTGATACGACCAATGCACACCAACTCTTTTACTACGCCTGCTACCGCACCGAGTTTAAGGAGAACATCAAAATGATACGGGAGTTCTACTCCCGCTACGGTCTTCATGATGTTAGATGGGTCCCCACTGAAAGACAGAACGAATACGAAATCATAGCAACAACATCGGAAGGGGTTGATGTAAATCTCGCCGATGCGGGAGCCGGTTTGGCGGCTCTGTTCCCAATAGTCGTTGCCCTCTCGTTTTATCCGAAAGGAAGCACGGTCTTTATAGAACACCCAGAGATGCATCTCCACCCCAAACTCCAGTACGAGCTCGCCGAGTTTCTCTTAATGGTATCCGAGAAAAGAAACCACCAGCTGATAATCGAGACCCACTCGGAGCACCTCCTCTACGGCCTGCTGAACGCTGTTTCTGGAAAGCGCCTGAAGCCAGACGAACTCACCATATATTCCACGAGGAAGGAGAACGGAAAGTCAGTATTTGAAAAAATGAGAGTCCACAAAGACGGAAGCCTCGAAGGGAACCTTTCTGACTTCCTTGAAGCAGACATTGATGCATTCCTTGACTGGCTCAAGGCGTGA
- a CDS encoding thiolase domain-containing protein, producing the protein MRKAVIIGAGMTPVGEHWKLGLRDLAVEALLNAMDDAGIDKVDSLYVGNMISGPLVEQENLGALIADWAGLGNIPAVKIEAACASGGAAVQEGVKAVLSGLEDVVAVVGIEKMTDAWPSDTTRYLGYAADAEWELFHGASFVALNALVMRYYMKTYGYTEEDLALFAVNAHANGAKNPYAMFKRPIKVETVLKSPYIADPLKLFDASPVCDGAAAVIITTPEKAEELGVPKEKWVEVAGMGRAIDTINLANREDLLTLKAAKIAAERAYKMAGVEPKNIDFFEVHDAFTIMAALSLEALGVAKKGEGAKLAKEGQIAIDADYPIQTMGGLKARGHPVGATGVYQTVEAVLQLRGEAPSQVPDAEVGLTQNIGGTGSNITVSIFRRV; encoded by the coding sequence ATGAGGAAGGCAGTCATAATCGGTGCCGGTATGACCCCGGTTGGTGAGCACTGGAAGCTCGGGCTTAGGGACCTCGCAGTCGAGGCGCTCCTCAACGCGATGGACGACGCCGGGATTGACAAGGTTGACTCCCTCTACGTCGGAAACATGATATCCGGCCCCCTTGTGGAGCAGGAGAACCTCGGTGCGCTAATAGCCGACTGGGCCGGCCTCGGCAACATTCCGGCAGTTAAAATCGAGGCTGCCTGTGCATCTGGCGGTGCCGCTGTTCAGGAAGGTGTTAAGGCCGTCCTCAGCGGGCTGGAGGATGTTGTCGCTGTCGTTGGCATTGAAAAGATGACCGACGCCTGGCCGAGCGACACCACCCGGTACCTCGGATACGCGGCCGACGCCGAGTGGGAGCTCTTCCACGGGGCGAGCTTCGTGGCTTTGAACGCGCTCGTGATGCGCTACTACATGAAGACCTACGGCTACACCGAGGAAGACCTTGCGCTCTTCGCGGTCAACGCTCACGCCAACGGAGCCAAGAACCCCTATGCGATGTTCAAGAGGCCCATTAAGGTCGAGACTGTTCTCAAGAGCCCCTACATAGCCGACCCGCTCAAGCTCTTCGACGCTTCGCCAGTCTGCGACGGTGCCGCCGCCGTCATAATCACCACGCCCGAGAAGGCGGAGGAGCTCGGCGTCCCGAAGGAGAAGTGGGTCGAAGTTGCTGGAATGGGAAGGGCGATAGACACCATTAACCTCGCCAACAGGGAAGACCTGCTCACCCTCAAGGCCGCAAAGATTGCCGCCGAGAGGGCCTACAAGATGGCCGGCGTCGAGCCGAAGAACATCGACTTCTTTGAGGTTCACGACGCCTTCACAATCATGGCCGCGCTCAGCTTGGAAGCCCTCGGCGTCGCGAAGAAGGGTGAGGGGGCAAAGCTCGCCAAGGAGGGCCAGATAGCGATTGACGCGGACTACCCGATACAGACGATGGGCGGACTAAAAGCGAGGGGCCACCCGGTTGGAGCCACCGGCGTTTATCAGACGGTCGAAGCAGTGCTCCAGCTGCGCGGTGAGGCGCCAAGCCAGGTTCCCGACGCTGAGGTTGGCCTCACCCAGAACATCGGTGGAACCGGCTCGAACATAACCGTTAGCATATTCAGGAGGGTGTGA
- a CDS encoding C/D box methylation guide ribonucleoprotein complex aNOP56 subunit (functions along with aFIB and aL7a; guides 2'-O-methylation of ribose to specific sites in RNAs): MKVYIAENVRGIYAFDESGKLIASKLFNGKPETSLDRLLKGEPSDELIALLDELKGEGYEEFIVEDTELSRKLKELGYNATAEFPNLAGEKLRSSPEEFLGDNWFDEYYTVGVALTRLRIQEQSGARDKMIIQAIEALDDIDKVINLLVSRLREWYGLHFPELDEILPKHPQYVAFVKEIGPRENVSREKLEKLGFSEGKVEKILKAAEKSMGAPLGKFDSEIIRKLASEISDLYKLREQIEDYLETAMDEVAPNLKALVGAKLAARLMSLAGGLKELAMMPASTIQVLGAEKALFRHLRTGAKPPKHGVIFQYPAINRSPWWQRGKIARALAGKLAIAARVDYFSGEYIGEELKKELEQRIKEIKEKYPNPPKRKAKPEKKKKKKFKGKDKKGRKEKKGKGKPDKKGKKKKKGKR, from the coding sequence ATGAAAGTTTACATTGCCGAGAACGTCAGGGGCATTTACGCCTTCGACGAGAGCGGGAAGCTCATCGCGAGCAAACTCTTCAACGGAAAGCCAGAGACAAGCCTCGACAGGCTTTTGAAGGGAGAACCGAGCGACGAGCTGATTGCCCTCCTCGACGAGCTGAAGGGAGAGGGCTACGAAGAGTTCATCGTGGAGGACACCGAGCTGAGCAGAAAGCTCAAGGAGCTCGGCTACAACGCAACAGCTGAGTTCCCGAACCTTGCGGGAGAAAAGCTCCGCTCAAGCCCGGAAGAGTTCCTCGGCGATAACTGGTTTGACGAGTACTACACCGTTGGCGTTGCATTAACGAGGCTCCGCATACAGGAGCAGAGCGGTGCGCGCGATAAGATGATTATACAGGCCATCGAGGCGCTCGATGACATTGACAAGGTCATTAACCTGCTCGTTTCGAGGCTGAGGGAGTGGTACGGACTTCACTTCCCAGAGCTCGACGAGATATTGCCCAAGCACCCGCAGTACGTTGCCTTCGTCAAGGAAATTGGTCCGAGAGAGAACGTGAGCAGGGAGAAGCTTGAAAAGCTCGGCTTCTCGGAGGGCAAGGTTGAGAAAATTCTCAAAGCGGCCGAGAAGTCCATGGGAGCACCGCTCGGCAAGTTCGACAGCGAAATCATAAGGAAGCTCGCCAGCGAGATTTCCGACCTCTACAAGCTGAGGGAGCAGATTGAGGACTACCTTGAGACAGCGATGGACGAGGTGGCTCCAAACCTGAAGGCCCTCGTCGGTGCAAAGCTTGCCGCTCGCTTGATGAGCCTCGCTGGAGGCCTTAAGGAGCTCGCCATGATGCCCGCCTCGACGATACAGGTTCTTGGAGCCGAGAAGGCCCTCTTCAGGCACCTGAGAACTGGTGCCAAGCCGCCCAAGCACGGCGTCATCTTCCAGTATCCGGCCATAAACCGCTCACCGTGGTGGCAGAGGGGTAAGATTGCGAGGGCATTGGCTGGAAAGCTGGCCATAGCGGCGCGTGTTGACTACTTCTCCGGCGAATACATCGGTGAGGAGCTCAAGAAGGAGCTTGAGCAGAGAATCAAGGAAATCAAGGAGAAGTACCCGAACCCGCCCAAGAGGAAGGCCAAGCCGGAAAAGAAGAAAAAGAAGAAGTTCAAGGGCAAGGACAAGAAGGGCAGGAAGGAGAAGAAGGGTAAGGGCAAGCCCGATAAGAAGGGTAAGAAGAAAAAGAAGGGCAAGAGGTGA
- a CDS encoding fibrillarin-like rRNA/tRNA 2'-O-methyltransferase has protein sequence MKVKKHRFPGVYIVIDDDGSEKIATKNLVPGQRVYGERVIKFEGGEYRIWNPSRSKLGAAILNGLKNFPIKPGSTVLYLGIASGTTASHVSDIVGWEGKIFGVEFSPRVLRELVPIVEDRRNIVPILGDATKPEGYRALVPKVDVIFEDVAQPTQAKILIDNAKVFLKSGGYGMISVKSRSIDVTKEPEQVFKEVERELASYFEVVERLSLEPYEKDHALFVVRKP, from the coding sequence ATGAAGGTTAAGAAGCACAGGTTCCCGGGCGTTTACATAGTCATTGACGACGACGGGAGTGAGAAGATAGCCACCAAGAACCTCGTCCCCGGCCAGAGGGTTTACGGGGAGAGGGTTATCAAGTTCGAGGGCGGGGAGTACAGGATTTGGAACCCGAGCCGTTCAAAGCTCGGTGCGGCAATACTCAACGGCCTCAAGAACTTTCCGATTAAGCCCGGCTCAACGGTGCTCTACCTCGGAATAGCGAGCGGAACCACCGCTTCCCACGTCAGCGACATCGTTGGCTGGGAGGGCAAGATATTCGGCGTCGAGTTCTCGCCGAGGGTTCTCAGGGAGCTCGTCCCGATAGTCGAGGATAGGAGGAACATCGTCCCGATACTCGGCGATGCTACCAAGCCCGAAGGCTACCGCGCACTCGTTCCAAAAGTTGACGTCATCTTCGAGGACGTTGCCCAGCCGACTCAGGCGAAAATCCTCATCGACAACGCCAAGGTGTTCCTCAAGAGCGGCGGCTACGGCATGATTTCGGTCAAGAGCAGGAGCATTGACGTCACCAAGGAGCCGGAGCAGGTCTTCAAGGAGGTTGAGAGGGAGCTCGCGAGCTACTTTGAGGTCGTCGAGAGGCTTTCCCTTGAGCCCTACGAGAAAGACCACGCGCTGTTCGTAGTGAGGAAGCCTTGA
- a CDS encoding Zn-ribbon domain-containing OB-fold protein encodes MSRPMQVSRYWRHFREKYRLIGGKCENGHVFFPHRQVCPVCGSRNVEEYEFSGKGKVISWTIVRNPPSGFEYYKPYPLALVQLEDGPIVLAQLTDVDPEEIDFGMEVEVVTKKIREFEEDGIILYGYKFRPPVK; translated from the coding sequence ATGAGCCGCCCGATGCAGGTTTCCCGCTACTGGAGGCACTTCCGCGAGAAGTACCGCCTCATAGGTGGAAAGTGTGAGAACGGCCACGTCTTCTTCCCGCACAGGCAGGTTTGCCCCGTATGTGGCTCAAGAAACGTTGAGGAATACGAGTTCAGCGGAAAGGGCAAGGTCATCAGCTGGACGATAGTGAGGAACCCACCGAGCGGGTTCGAGTACTACAAGCCCTACCCGCTTGCCCTCGTCCAGCTTGAGGATGGCCCGATAGTCCTCGCCCAGCTGACCGACGTTGACCCGGAGGAGATAGACTTCGGCATGGAGGTCGAGGTCGTCACCAAGAAGATACGGGAGTTCGAGGAGGACGGAATTATCCTCTACGGCTACAAGTTCAGGCCTCCAGTGAAGTGA
- a CDS encoding TIGR00266 family protein — MKYEIKHRPSFSVLEVELNTGESIQAESGAMVYMSPTIKLETKAKGGIFGALKRSMLGGESFFINTFRAEGGPGTVGLAPPYPGDIEAFELDGTLYAQSGAFLASSEGISIDTKWGGAKTFFGREGLFLLKMSGRGLVFLSSFGAIVRKELHNERFIIDTGHLVAFSEGLDFTVKRVGGLKSTLLSGEGLVAEFYGTGTLYIQTRSMDGFLSWIIPNLPKRD, encoded by the coding sequence ATGAAGTACGAAATTAAACACCGGCCGAGCTTCTCGGTGCTTGAGGTTGAGCTCAACACTGGAGAGAGCATTCAGGCCGAGAGCGGGGCCATGGTCTATATGAGCCCCACGATAAAGCTCGAGACGAAAGCAAAAGGTGGCATCTTTGGGGCGCTGAAGCGCTCAATGCTCGGCGGCGAGAGCTTCTTCATAAACACGTTCCGTGCCGAAGGAGGGCCCGGAACCGTGGGGCTTGCCCCACCGTATCCTGGAGACATTGAGGCCTTTGAGCTCGATGGAACGCTCTACGCACAGAGCGGTGCCTTTCTAGCCAGCAGTGAGGGAATAAGTATAGACACGAAATGGGGAGGGGCGAAAACGTTCTTCGGCAGGGAAGGACTGTTCCTCCTCAAAATGAGCGGAAGGGGACTGGTATTCCTCTCAAGCTTTGGGGCCATAGTCAGAAAGGAGCTCCACAACGAGCGCTTTATCATAGACACAGGACACCTCGTGGCCTTCAGCGAGGGCCTGGACTTCACGGTGAAGCGGGTCGGCGGACTGAAGAGCACTCTCCTCAGCGGAGAAGGGCTTGTTGCCGAGTTCTACGGCACCGGGACTCTGTACATACAGACGAGGAGTATGGACGGTTTCCTGAGCTGGATAATCCCGAACCTGCCAAAAAGGGATTGA